From one Thermomicrobiales bacterium genomic stretch:
- a CDS encoding DUF1889 family protein: protein MHRVLIPIDSQDPESWQYALAYAQKIGEQQNNPTDIVLLVHTKRQIDGTSLTGHMGRQQAKALSGGKSLQLQSGARLNLKTLNTMGQMLNNAIIIAFFADAKMLDAVDSLRGVVGVVAVPDLPGDADQWVARWGAIVHGAERQPAKRLIDDQIVENALSRLFSMVNPTTGIGHPRDKQMADETLRILRAKGHTLNPETIRSRAIQQGWRADQASELGKLAEKIKSLKSKPKLSGIHNWEGRYQSWSE, encoded by the coding sequence ATGCACCGAGTTCTCATTCCGATCGATAGCCAGGATCCCGAGTCGTGGCAGTACGCTCTCGCCTATGCGCAAAAGATCGGCGAACAGCAGAACAATCCAACCGATATTGTCCTCCTTGTACATACGAAGCGGCAGATAGATGGAACGAGCCTAACCGGCCACATGGGCCGGCAACAAGCCAAGGCATTGAGTGGTGGCAAGAGCCTGCAGCTGCAATCCGGCGCGAGGCTCAATCTCAAGACGTTGAATACGATGGGCCAGATGCTGAACAATGCGATTATCATCGCTTTCTTCGCCGACGCCAAAATGCTCGATGCCGTCGATAGCCTCCGCGGTGTCGTAGGCGTCGTCGCAGTGCCGGATTTGCCTGGTGACGCGGATCAATGGGTCGCGCGTTGGGGAGCAATCGTGCATGGTGCGGAACGCCAGCCGGCGAAAAGACTAATCGACGATCAGATTGTCGAAAATGCGCTGTCACGCCTCTTTTCAATGGTCAACCCGACGACGGGTATCGGTCATCCAAGAGACAAGCAGATGGCCGATGAAACTCTGCGTATCCTCCGCGCCAAAGGTCACACTTTGAACCCGGAGACGATCCGGTCCCGGGCGATTCAACAAGGGTGGCGCGCTGATCAGGCCAGCGAGCTGGGGAAACTCGCTGAAAAAATCAAATCGCTGAAATCCAAACCCAAGCTCTCTGGCATCCACAACTGGGAAGGGCGGTACCAGAGCTGGTCCGAGTAA
- a CDS encoding alanine racemase, whose product MIKQNEGQNEPLKSNYGLNYDLDAMIHNAKHCFVAAKQNGFELRAVLKGGYILPEIVERLACLDGISLAVGTVAEASLPVVNNMAVATLYPSSSIPVEAFSNVVRTTEVGTSGMRAWARGAEAHRVLLAIETGEKREGLDPRNLRQQVWIIRKAFGNCVKIDGFQLNYGCVAEKAPDAPAVNVLIKELAQELLTLPIANPLLSLGGSALLPVLDQLEIPAIFRPELRIGEAIVAGSIPGQETSSNLLRTASYRAEILQVLPRSSSNRQRLLINVGGYVLNAARRTRQNTSVEFESIGSQVSVISLPDDWANSLKDKIELQLDYSETERALIRHQGSIGHLGLSAAIDSKAVAG is encoded by the coding sequence ATGATCAAACAAAACGAAGGTCAAAACGAGCCCCTCAAGAGTAATTACGGCTTGAACTATGACCTTGATGCAATGATCCACAATGCCAAGCATTGTTTTGTCGCCGCAAAACAGAACGGGTTTGAACTGCGTGCTGTTCTCAAGGGCGGTTACATCCTCCCGGAAATTGTCGAGCGGCTCGCATGTTTGGACGGCATTTCCCTTGCGGTGGGCACTGTGGCAGAGGCATCCCTGCCGGTCGTGAACAACATGGCAGTAGCAACCTTATATCCGAGCTCTTCGATCCCAGTCGAGGCATTCAGCAATGTCGTTCGAACAACGGAAGTCGGCACATCGGGAATGCGTGCTTGGGCTCGAGGAGCAGAGGCTCATCGTGTGCTCCTGGCAATCGAGACCGGCGAGAAGCGCGAGGGCCTGGACCCCAGAAATCTTCGACAACAGGTCTGGATCATCAGGAAGGCATTTGGCAATTGCGTGAAGATTGACGGGTTCCAGCTCAACTACGGCTGTGTGGCGGAAAAGGCACCTGATGCCCCGGCAGTCAATGTGCTGATAAAGGAGCTGGCTCAGGAGTTACTGACGCTTCCTATCGCCAATCCCCTGCTCTCCCTCGGCGGGTCAGCGCTATTGCCGGTTCTGGACCAGCTGGAAATACCAGCCATATTCAGGCCTGAGTTGCGCATCGGGGAGGCGATCGTTGCCGGATCGATACCAGGTCAGGAGACGAGCTCAAATTTGCTACGGACAGCCTCCTACCGTGCCGAAATACTCCAGGTCTTGCCTCGGAGTTCCTCCAACCGGCAACGTTTGCTCATCAACGTCGGCGGCTATGTTCTCAACGCAGCTCGAAGAACTCGGCAAAATACTAGCGTAGAATTCGAGTCGATTGGTTCTCAAGTGTCGGTCATTTCTCTTCCGGATGATTGGGCGAACTCGTTGAAAGACAAAATAGAACTGCAACTAGATTACAGCGAAACCGAGCGAGCGCTCATACGACACCAAGGATCAATTGGACACCTAGGTCTGTCTGCAGCGATCGATAGCAAGGCCGTAGCGGGTTGA
- a CDS encoding type IV toxin-antitoxin system AbiEi family antitoxin produces MSLASYAEELESTGKTYFTREGAMEVLGTSHGAFLDAAARLAKRGRIVMPRRGFYVITPTRFLKWGAPPPNWYIDAMMKEAGRPYYVALLKAAELHGAAHQAVMEFQIVTDRQWKPIRAGRSKIAFYFRKDLDAIQMGIGDRKTDTGSMRVSSPALTALDLIRYPQASGGLDRAASVLNELAPEIDPVQLRELLPAFERSVVQRLGYVLQTAGHEASASVLSDYLSSQSLPWIELDPGETSRPEWAGEPERDQRWHVVVRRPIEIDEQ; encoded by the coding sequence ATGAGCCTGGCAAGCTATGCCGAAGAGCTCGAATCGACCGGGAAAACCTACTTCACGCGCGAAGGCGCCATGGAAGTGCTTGGAACAAGCCACGGGGCGTTTCTCGACGCCGCCGCCCGCCTTGCCAAGCGCGGACGCATCGTCATGCCGCGCCGTGGGTTCTACGTCATTACGCCGACCCGATTCCTGAAATGGGGTGCGCCGCCCCCCAACTGGTATATCGACGCCATGATGAAGGAAGCGGGGCGGCCATATTACGTTGCACTGCTGAAAGCAGCCGAACTGCATGGCGCCGCTCATCAGGCGGTCATGGAATTCCAGATCGTCACCGACCGGCAGTGGAAACCCATCCGCGCGGGCCGCTCGAAGATCGCCTTCTATTTCCGAAAGGATCTGGACGCCATCCAGATGGGAATAGGCGACCGGAAAACGGACACGGGTTCGATGAGGGTCTCTTCTCCCGCGCTCACCGCACTGGATCTGATCCGCTACCCCCAGGCAAGCGGAGGCCTCGATCGCGCAGCAAGTGTGCTGAACGAACTGGCGCCGGAGATCGACCCGGTGCAGCTGCGCGAGCTCTTGCCAGCCTTCGAACGTTCTGTCGTGCAACGGTTGGGCTATGTCCTGCAAACCGCCGGACACGAGGCCTCTGCCTCCGTACTGTCTGACTATCTTTCGAGCCAGAGCCTCCCATGGATCGAGCTTGATCCCGGCGAAACGAGCCGACCCGAATGGGCAGGTGAACCCGAACGTGACCAACGCTGGCATGTCGTTGTTCGGCGACCGATCGAGATCGACGAACAATGA
- a CDS encoding HEPN/Toprim-associated domain-containing protein yields MGTEITLSVGGMDVAWSKNHRGIDHGALFQERDRTRAHSDQVDYKYFEERDDAELASMEAAFVRKLADLVPRLELLGFTMQSIEAEYALATKRWLERSDEEEEAPKAAMAFEQFLAFALRTSIADLNNEYDPDLDDEKSKGRFAGLAEIDQVPNADLWDRDHYSERSYFGNVIDFLHPYSVLRLLAGTPSNRGLDVVWQYGPLVDAGWAELSEFTGDARRSERFLIATEGSSDVHVLRHAIAALRPDVCDFFHFVDVSESHPFSGTGQLRKFAEGLAKIDVQNKTLFVFDNDAEGVEASQKVEAMRLPLNMRSMVLPDRHEFSSFPILGPDGLTNADINGRAAAIECYLDLNLPGRPPAQATWSNYKKNLGRWHGALDFKESYAQRFLETSSAELAKSDHDTAKIEAVLDAIISECSLIGSSERMAKWNE; encoded by the coding sequence GTGGGAACGGAAATTACATTGTCGGTCGGCGGCATGGATGTCGCGTGGAGCAAGAACCATCGCGGCATAGACCATGGCGCGCTCTTTCAGGAGCGCGATCGCACCCGTGCGCACTCCGATCAGGTTGACTACAAATACTTCGAGGAGCGCGACGACGCTGAGCTGGCTTCGATGGAAGCCGCGTTCGTTCGCAAGCTTGCCGACCTCGTTCCTCGCCTCGAACTTCTCGGCTTCACGATGCAGTCTATTGAAGCAGAGTACGCCCTCGCCACCAAACGATGGCTCGAGCGTTCGGATGAAGAGGAAGAAGCGCCGAAGGCGGCGATGGCCTTCGAGCAGTTCCTGGCGTTTGCTCTACGAACCTCAATTGCTGACCTCAACAACGAATACGATCCAGACCTCGACGACGAAAAATCGAAAGGACGCTTTGCGGGTCTTGCGGAAATCGACCAGGTTCCAAATGCGGATCTTTGGGACAGAGACCACTACTCGGAGCGATCCTACTTCGGGAACGTAATCGACTTTCTTCACCCCTATAGCGTTCTACGGCTCCTTGCCGGGACCCCTTCAAACCGAGGGCTGGACGTCGTCTGGCAATATGGGCCGCTTGTCGATGCCGGCTGGGCTGAATTGAGCGAATTCACAGGCGATGCACGCCGCTCCGAGCGCTTCCTGATTGCCACAGAGGGCAGCTCCGATGTTCACGTTCTCCGACATGCCATTGCCGCGCTCCGTCCGGATGTCTGCGATTTCTTCCACTTCGTCGATGTAAGCGAAAGCCATCCCTTCTCCGGGACTGGCCAGCTCCGCAAGTTTGCCGAAGGGCTTGCAAAGATCGACGTGCAAAACAAAACGCTGTTCGTGTTCGACAATGACGCCGAAGGCGTGGAGGCCTCTCAAAAGGTCGAGGCAATGCGATTGCCGCTCAATATGCGAAGTATGGTGCTGCCTGACCGCCACGAATTTTCCTCGTTTCCAATTCTTGGGCCCGACGGGCTGACCAATGCAGACATCAATGGGCGCGCGGCAGCAATTGAATGCTATCTTGATCTGAACCTTCCTGGGCGACCGCCAGCACAAGCGACGTGGAGCAACTACAAAAAGAATCTCGGCCGCTGGCATGGGGCGCTCGACTTCAAGGAAAGCTACGCGCAACGATTCCTTGAGACGTCATCAGCGGAGTTGGCGAAATCAGACCACGATACGGCCAAGATCGAAGCCGTCCTCGACGCAATAATTTCTGAGTGCAGCTTGATCGGGTCATCGGAACGAATGGCAAAGTGGAATGAGTGA